The genome window CTTGCATCTATGACAATTTGGATCAGcagtcaaattccttctctctctatGGACATTTGTAAGGATTTTGCCATGCCCAATTAACCAAATAAAAGTTTTTATCTTTGGTGGCAAATGCAATTTCCATATGAAAGCCCAAGCCACATAATTTGTCTCATCAAAAAAGGATAAATAAGCAGATTTAACAGAGAATTCTCCAAATTTAGAAAGATCCCAAATGCTTCTATCCGGTCTTTGAGTCTAAAAACCAGTATGAATACTGCTGATTCTGCCTACAATCTCAGTCGGAAGAAGCTGGTTCATTAAAAAATGCCCAAAGACAAAAGATACACGGATCCAAACCATGACCCAAAGTGAAAATAAGTAAAAAGAGAGCCGGATAAAAGAATGCAAAACccaataacaaaaaagaaaagaaaaaaaaactcaatgaGTAGTGCTTTGCTTAGACATATATTTACAACCCCAAACATCATATTCAAGATTTCTAAATTCAAGATTTGAAGAGATttctaaattcaaaatttgaagtaaGGATATCCAAATTCGAGATTGGAGTCGAGGATTTCAAAGTGAGCAAAATGAGTTTcccatttgaaaaagaaagttttaaaTAGAGTTGTTGCATAAGACAACTCATAAATAATGGATATGAGTTCAACAGAGTCTTATTCCTTAATGAGTGAACTGCTAGATGCGATCACTCTACCGAAAACCTTTTCCCTTTAGAGAGCTATGTGCGTACACATGTGTATCCTCTGGTCTTGAGAGATcaattaaaaacataaaagataaaattaatatactcaagtataaaataaaaatactgaaTGGGCTATTTGTAAATTTGTCGCGTACCAACATAAAATATACACTAAAATATTGGGCCTTCTAATACTACAAAGACAGACACAAAAAGCAAGAGCCCAATAAGTATAAATAAGAGTCCACAGTCCACTATCCAAAACTGCAGAGTTCTATAGGATCCAATGATGAGAGCACTGcgttcttctgcttcttcctGTCTCTGATCTTCTGCTCTTCTGCTCTTTCCGACTTTGTATGCGTCTCTGTTCTTTCAGGTTCATCCATATCCATATACTAAACAACTCtatgtatgtatttatttgttataGAAGAGAAAGGGTTCTGCTTTTTGGGTTCAATTCTATGTCCTCTCTCTACATTAATGCAAAGAAAAGGGCTTTAGAGTTTAACTATAAAGAtcgaatttttaatttgttctttcacgtgtTCCCATTGATTTGCATCGAAATTCACAATCTTTCTCATGAATTTCAGCTTCTTAATCGGTTTCATTGATAAAGAAATCTTGAGAACTAGAAAGATTGGGGATACATTTTGGGATGATTTTGCATTCATCCGTGCCACAATGGTTtaaattgaactttttttttaccaGATGGAGCCAATAAGTTCATCAAACCCAGATCTTAGAAAagttgctgttgctgctgaAGTGGAGGGGTTTGGGTGTTCTGTTGATGAAATTTCTGCAAAGGTTGATACGGTGAGGCTTCGTTCAACCAATTAGAACCCAATATCTTCTTTATGTGATTAAGAGTTTTAGTTTCTTCATCTGATCTGGGTAGGTGTTATACGATTTGGCACTTCAATGGTTTGATTTTTTCATCATTCATTATCAATAAATCAGACAACTGCTGCTTGGCTTTGTCCACTTCCACCTTTTGGCCCAGCCACTATGGTTTTTACATCTATGGTTTTGTGGAAGTTTTTCCTTATTGGCATGTCACATCTGTCCAAAATTTTAAACTCATGAATACTTTGGCtaatttgtctttttcttgcaGCTTGAGAAAAGAGTGAACGAGGTTGAACGATTTTACTTGACTACAGGTAGTCCGCAACTAACCAATTCAAAAGGTAGCTCAATTGTGAAGGATAAACAGTTAAATCTTCTTAAGAAGCAGCAGCAAGATGCATCACGTAGGGAAGTCACTGCTACAAAGAGAATGCAAGAGCTCATGCGGCAATTTGCCTCAATATTCCGTCAGGCAAGCACCAACGCTATGCAATGCCTCATGATATAGGTCACTTAGCAATGGATGCAAGTACTTGGGTATATTTTGATGAAGATCTATGCTTACATATCAGGGTTCTTCATATGTCTATTcactattttctttcttgataATGTGGTGGATGTACGATCTTTTGACATAGTTCTACAGTAGTTTATTggggaaggggaaaaaaagaggTACATTGTTGGgaacacaaacaaatatgTATGATCAAATCTATAATATTGTGTTTTAAGTAGATATTAACTGTCCTTTGGTTGAAGACATAATCACTTGGACTCAATAGTGAGGAACAATAGCAGCAGTGTAAatcatttttatgaaaagCTAGACATTGTTATCAAGTTTAAAGGACTAGATCAATTTCTGTGATCAGATGTTCATGTTGAGTGATATTTCCAATATCACTTACAAGCTAAATGAGAAAAATTCAGTTGTCACTTTGTCAGAAAGTTTCTTTTAGGTGAATATTATGTTTCAGAAACGCAAGAGCAAGGAGACTTATAAAAtgatgtattttctttttcttgctgGAAGAAAATTGTGTTTTTGATATAATGAATTTTCTGATATCTGGTATTACTGCCGTATCTAGCTGCATGTTTAAGCAGACTTTGGTCTTTTCTCATTCAGTAACTCACACATGGTATTTCCTTAAATCTTCGGTTTGATGCTTTGATGCTAAAACAGTGATAAAAATGGTTTATCTGGGTAATAAGTAGTTAATCTGGCCTTACTTGGCACTTTCCAGATCACTCAGCACGAATGGGCATGGCCCTTCAAGGAGCCTGTAGATGTTGAAAGTCTGGGATTGCATGACTATTATCAAGTAAAGTTTCTTCCCCAGATCACTAATCTGTATGATCAActatatgtgtacattttattttatcccctcttcttttttacttATCATAAAGACGCTTTATgcatttttaattgttttcacaaTTTACTCATCGCTACCTGCGTATGATACAATATACTTTCCCCAAAATGGCCTTAATTAGATTGtttgaaacagaaaatttgTGTAACATTTCATGTTCAacttaaatatacatatacttGTATCAAAGTGACTTCTCTGTTGGTGACATCCTATCATGTAGGATTCCTTCATTCCTTATTTTAAGTCTTTAaatttcaacaaagaaaaaaaaaaaaaaatccttttcACGGTATACCTAATTTGTTCTGGGTTTCTTACATTAGGTTATTGAGAAGCCTATGGACTTTGgaaccataaaaaataaaatggaagcTAAGGATGGTACTGCCTATAAGAATGTTAGAGAAATATATGCTGATGTGAGGCTGGTATTTAAGAATGCAATGAAATATAATGATGACAAAGATGATGTCCACGTGATGGCCAAAACATTGTTGGAaaagtttgaagaaaaatggCTAAAGCTTTTGCCAAAAGTTGTTGAAGAGGTAAATTACTATCccaatatgaaaaaaatatcttaTGTAGGCTTTCCTGGATCTTGTTACCAGTATTTTTTAAGGAATTCAGTAGTATTTCCTTATGAATGGAGGTACTTTCAGTTGTCATGCTTTATTATTTCAgtataattttttgaattaagaTATTGTAGGAAACAAGACGAGTAGATGAGGAAGCAGAGGCACGACTACACACGAAACTTGCCCAGGAGGCTGCTTATGCCAGCATGGCTAAGGATCTAAGCACTGAGgtttgtcaaaattttaaatcgTCATAGTAGCTTCTAAAGaagcttctttgttttctctttattcTAATTTTCATAGGCAACATACACAAAGCCAATGAAAGTTTGATGATCTTCATGGAGTAAATTCTGATGCATGCTTTAcattgtgtatttttttttaaaaaacaaaatctttcaGCTTGTAGAGATTGATCTGTATTTGAAGGACCTCAGAGAAATGGTGGTTCAGAAGTGCAGGTTTGTTAAAAACCGATGTCTACTCATCATTTAGACTTAAGTGCTTATGTTTTAGCACAGGTGTatatttacttttataaaCTTCAAATCAAAGTTAAACCTGCAAGTGAAAGGACATGCCCCAGGGGCAAGCATGTGGGACTATATTGGTGGGGCATGGGAAgcttaatttgtttttccttctattGTTATTCTTCTATGTTAGTGTAGTTGATTGCGGTAAGATTTTGTTGACTACTGTAGTCTGTAGTTGGCAAGTTCAGACTTCAGATAAATTATTCAAGTGTGTGTGTCACCAAAGTTATCTAAGATTTTGGTAACTACTGTAGTTGGGTGAATTGGTTCTCAGGGAATACGGAATTGCATCTATTGATGCACGGGAATTGGCAAAATGGGATGTGTAACTTTATTTCTTGGCTGGTTAAACTATGAATGGGCATTATCGAATCCAGCATTGTTCTTGCAGCAGCCGGGCGTGCTCTAGCTGTTgtgttatttttattgttttggcATCTGTGACGAATCTATTTTGACTGTGTATTGATTTAGGAAAATGTCATCTGGTGATAAGAGAAAACTTGGGACCGCTCTCACCCATTTATCTCCTGACGATCTCAGCAAGGCTCTGGAAATCGTCGCTCAGAATAACCCCAGCTTCCAAGCAAGTGCGCAAGAAGTGGATCTTGACATTGATGCTCAGGTCattatttgttttctatttgtttATGTTGTGATCTGGCAATCATTTGGGTTGCATGCTGCAATATCAGCCATCCTATTTGAGTTAATTCAATTAATTTGGCAATGTCATGCTAATTCAGATATGTCTTCTTTTCATTCTTCCATCCCTCTACACAGAGTGAGTGCACATTATGGAGGTTAAAAGTTTTTGTTAAGGAGGCACTAAAAGTTCAGGGAAAAAGTTCTGAAGGCATTGCCGGCAACAAAGTTACAGCCTCCAAACGAAACAGGGAGATTTCTGACGCTGTTCCCAAGACTAACGCAAAAAGGACTAAAAAGCTCTCTTGTTTGTGATCTAGCTTGCATGTCGGGTGACTCAGTTCATTCAGTGCATTGTTGAATGTAATTATGTGCTGGTTAACTCTGTAAATGAAAGAGCTACGGATCGTTTTTCTGTATAGATACGTGATATAGATCAATCAACTTCTCGATTTCTATAAAGGTTAGATACATAATCAGACTTCTAGTCATTTGCTATGATTTGTGAAAGGACACCCCTTGCTAAAGAATGGACCAAATGAATGTCCTTAGTCGTGTATTCTCTTGCAATTGAGGTTTGTTTTGATGAATTGCACCTGGCATTCCCACACTTCTTGTGTAGAAAGAATCATCAGTAAAACTTCAAGCATCACACAATAATTATTTCATATGTCCAATATAATAAAATGGTATTAGAACAAGATCTTCATTAACAATTTTGATCAAATTTGTGCTATTACTGATAAGCGTAGAAATTGTAAAAACTCGAAGAAAGACAAATTCTAAATGATGAAATGTAGATTACTGTTGCTAAGAATTACAAGCAGAGtaataagaacaaaaataaatccaGTATTTGCAAGTTTTCATGCAAAAATGAACTTTCATATATGCAAATCCCAGGACAGCACCGAATAATTCAATGGTGTGCATCTGACATTCCAACAATGGTTTCCAAAAGtcagaagaagatgagaacAAAAACCATTTATCTATCATGTACACGCTAgaaaactagtttttttgccCCTTGGCTATCCATTAGCTACTGTTGTTTGTTACTGCCTCTAAGAAACGGCATTATATGGAACTGAGAGAGCAAAGACTCCATGACCCTCGAAGAAACTGTTTTATTTGCTACCATTCCCTTTGCCTCTAGTTGAGAATCAAAATCCCGCCAGAACTTGATGATTTGtagattttcttcttctgtcaaTCTCTGGACAATGATTCTGGAAGCATAGcccttttctttcatttgaagGCATATCTCTGAGGGATTGTTTTCTGTAAGAGTGACCATGTACAACCAGCCCTTCTCCGACAAAAGATTGTCAGCAACAGGCAGTATCTTATCAATCACGCTACGGCCATTCTCCCCTCCGGCCCATGCAGAGGCAATTCCTTCATGACCCACTTCATCTTCAGGGGTCGGCACATAAGGCGGATTCACAACTATAACATCAACCAATCCTGCTAGACGCTTCTGGAGTCCTGATGCAATGTTAGTGGTTATCAACTCTGCATGAACCCCATGTGCTTCTAATGTCTCACGAGTCACCCTCACTGCATGGGGGTTGATATCAGTTGCAATATAGTGCGCCTCCTGGCCAACAATAAGAGCTAGAGAAGTAATTACATAGCCACTACCACAGCCCAGTTCCAGGCACAACGTTGGTTGATGCTCTAACAGGTTCTTTCGATCCGCTAAAAGAGCATCTACTAGAGCAAATGAATCATCACATGGTTCATAAACCTCTGGATGAGAGCTTACAAGGCGGATTTGGGCGATTCTAGAGGACATCTTGTATGGGACCTATCATAACAAAGTAGTTTCCAGGAAGTGAGAGTAAAGATTGATGTGATTCCaacaaccaaaaccaaaatccatGAGCATGATTATTGGAACAAATGCTAAAACCCCACCTTACCTGTCCATTACTCCATTGCTTCCCTTGGTTGGTAGTTTGGAcagaaatcaaataatattttttgggttcCAGCCCTAGGTAGCTCTGGGGTGTGCCAAAGAAgcaatacacacaaaattagcTTCACCATGGAACAAAATGGGCAGCAACTCATAGTATTTGAACACTCTAAATAATCATGGTACACTTCCAGTCTCAGCAATAATACTTCAAAGTATGATACTTAACAAAATCTGAATTTAATAATAACCTAAGAACAAACTCAAATGTTCAATGAGTGAAGGGACGAATCCCTcaagaaatccaaaattcagattcaaaataaagtacaatgacgCAGTGATTTAGTAGTTGATATAAGAAATTGCACTACAAAATAAGTGATTGATAGAAAGGAGACATCTTTAATACAAAAgcccaaaagaaataaattaaacaaaagatAGTACCTTGAGAAATCAAACAACAAGAACTGATTCGTTGGTTTCTTCTTCCCCTTCTTGCTTTGAAATCTTTTTAGGGTTATTGGAGTTTGTTTATTCCGTCTAGGTGAAAGCGGGAACTGGAGTTTGTAGCCGACTAGAGTGGAGAAGATGAAGCGTTAAAAGCCAAAACTCGGAATAATGCGGAGGGAACAGGAAGGGCACATGCGCTCCGGGTACAGCTGATTCTCCCTCTGAACTGGCCTATGTTTTCACCATTTGGGCTGTGCTATCCCAAAGGCCCa of Prunus dulcis chromosome 4, ALMONDv2, whole genome shotgun sequence contains these proteins:
- the LOC117626059 gene encoding transcription factor GTE1-like isoform X2 — its product is MQELMRQFASIFRQITQHEWAWPFKEPVDVESLGLHDYYQVIEKPMDFGTIKNKMEAKDGTAYKNVREIYADVRLVFKNAMKYNDDKDDVHVMAKTLLEKFEEKWLKLLPKVVEEETRRVDEEAEARLHTKLAQEAAYASMAKDLSTELVEIDLYLKDLREMVVQKCRKMSSGDKRKLGTALTHLSPDDLSKALEIVAQNNPSFQASAQEVDLDIDAQSECTLWRLKVFVKEALKVQGKSSEGIAGNKVTASKRNREISDAVPKTNAKRTKKLSCL
- the LOC117624447 gene encoding methyltransferase N6AMT1, which codes for MSSRIAQIRLVSSHPEVYEPCDDSFALVDALLADRKNLLEHQPTLCLELGCGSGYVITSLALIVGQEAHYIATDINPHAVRVTRETLEAHGVHAELITTNIASGLQKRLAGLVDVIVVNPPYVPTPEDEVGHEGIASAWAGGENGRSVIDKILPVADNLLSEKGWLYMVTLTENNPSEICLQMKEKGYASRIIVQRLTEEENLQIIKFWRDFDSQLEAKGMVANKTVSSRVMESLLSQFHIMPFLRGSNKQQ
- the LOC117626059 gene encoding transcription factor GTE1-like isoform X1: MEPISSSNPDLRKVAVAAEVEGFGCSVDEISAKVDTLEKRVNEVERFYLTTGSPQLTNSKGSSIVKDKQLNLLKKQQQDASRREVTATKRMQELMRQFASIFRQITQHEWAWPFKEPVDVESLGLHDYYQVIEKPMDFGTIKNKMEAKDGTAYKNVREIYADVRLVFKNAMKYNDDKDDVHVMAKTLLEKFEEKWLKLLPKVVEEETRRVDEEAEARLHTKLAQEAAYASMAKDLSTELVEIDLYLKDLREMVVQKCRKMSSGDKRKLGTALTHLSPDDLSKALEIVAQNNPSFQASAQEVDLDIDAQSECTLWRLKVFVKEALKVQGKSSEGIAGNKVTASKRNREISDAVPKTNAKRTKKLSCL